A window of Fusarium oxysporum Fo47 chromosome II, complete sequence genomic DNA:
ACCCTCGGAAGCACAACGTTCAGCCATGTCAAGCATGAGAACATCTACCTGGTCGCTATCACAAAGAGCAATGCCAATGCCGCTCTTGTGTTTGAGTTTCTCTACAGGCTGATTCAGCTGGGCAAGGGTTACTTTGGCAAGTTTGATGAGGAGGCTGTCAAGAATAACTTTGTCTTGGTATATGAGCTCCTAGACGGTATGTTCTGCTATAATCACTCTGCAATGGCGCTGACATTCTCTAGAAATTATCGACTTTGGATACCCTCAAAATACAGAAACCGACACACTCAAGATGTACATCACCACCGAAGGCGTCAAATCCGAGGCCCGGTCCGAAAACACCTCCAAGATCACGATGCAAGCCACCGGAGCCCTCTCCTGGCGCAAGGCAGATGTAAAGTACCGTAAGAATGAGGCTTTCGTCGACGTGATCGAGGACGTCAACCTGCTCATGTCCGCTACCGGCGCTGTCCTGCGCGCGGACGTAACGGGCCAGATTATTATGCGCGCTTACCTTTCCGGCACGCCCGAGTGCAAATTTGGCCTCAACGACCGTCTACTTCTCGATAACGATGGCTTGCTGAGCCTCCCGAGCGGAAACAAGATGGGTACAAAGGCGACAAAGGCAGCAGCTGGTAGTGTCACTCTCGAGGATTGTCAATTCCACCAGTGCGTTAAGCTGGGTAAATTCGACGCCGACCGTATCATTAGCTTCGTTCCTCCCGATGGTGAATTCGAGCTCATGCGATACCGCGCCACTGAGAACGTCAACCTTCCCTTCAAAGTACACGCCATCGTCAACGAAGTCGGTCGATCAAAGGTGGAATACAGTATCGGTGTCAAGGCCAACTTCGGCTCCAAGCTCTTCGCCACAAATGTCGTCGTCAAGATCCCCACGCCGCTCAACACTGCAAAGATCACCGAACGCTGCACGCAGGGCAAAGCCAAGTACGAGCCTAGCGAGAACAACATCGTGTGGAAGATCGGTCGTTTCACCGGTCAGAGCGAGTACGTCCTCAGCGCCGAGGCTATCCTGACAAGCATGACGAACCAGCGGGCGTGGAGTCGACCACCGCTGAGCATGAACTTTAGCTTGCTCATGTTTACGAGTTCGGGACTGTTGGTGCGATACCTTAAGGTGTTTGAGAAGAGTAATTATTCGAGCGTCAAGTGGGTGCGGTACATGACGAGAGCAGGATCATACGAAATAAGGTGAGGACTCCCATTCTGATTGACAAACACAGCTAACAGGGCAGATTTTAAATGCATATAAGTGGTAGAACATGTACGGCGTTATGGTATATCCCGGCAAAAGTCGAGCGGGCGGTTTCTTTAGCATCAAACCATTATCCAATTTCTGTCCCTTCGTGATCACTCGTCTTCAACTACCAATACTCTGACACCTTGAAATTTTCCTCTATCTTCGCTCTCTTGTTGACTCTTGATTGCAGCATCGATCAAGCATGCGAAAATGTACGATGGATGTTCCTCCTCCCATCCAAGTGCTGAGAGATTCCGCGCTTCGACGTAGCGTCTCGAGACTGCATGCACGATATCTCCTGGTCTCTCCTGGTCATCCGTATTCTTCGTTCGCAGACCTTTCCACAGTGCATCGCGCGTTGTTATCTCGCTCATCTTGACGTTTTGTCTACCACATTGCTTACACCTCCCCGTGCAATCATCCACAAGGTACAACACCTCCAGACCCTTCTGGATCGTACAAGCGAAGAATGCAACCTCTTCAAGCCCTAGCTCGCCATACAACCCTGTCGCCCACGTTTCGGAAACGTCAATTGCGACCTTTTTCGCATTCTGTAATGCCGTTGCTATTTCCGGTGACCATTGGTTCTCGAGGATGTCTTTGATTGGCGGTGGTACGAGGAGCGTTTCCGTAGCTAAGTCGTTGTGGTCGGATGGCTCCTCTCGGAAGCGAAGCATGAGAACGTCGGATGCAGGGATGGAGACCTTTTGGGCTCTGCCGGGGAGATGGATCTCGTTCATATCCTGTCTTGCCTCTGTCTCTCTGACGGTTTGCTCAGCGAGGCGACTGATTAGCCTTGATGTGGCTGTTGCGTGATACACGCTTGGGTCGAATGCAGCCTTTGACCTGACATTCTCGAGACGGTCGAGAAATACCATCTTTTTGTAGTTGTTGAGCTTGGCTTCTCCTGCTTTATCCTTCCTCTGTGTCTCGAAAGCTCTTTCAGCACGCTCGTCGCCCTTCCATGATGGAAAGCAAACGTCAAAGATGTGCATAGCTGGTCCGGGATGCGTGTAAGTCTGCCATATCTTCATCTGCAACTCCAGTGGGAGATTGCCAAAGTGTTTGAAAGCCATCCTGATTCACATTAGTTGACAGTGAGCGAAGAGCAATCCTCGATATTTATCTCTTGTATGGAGGTCTTGTTCTATTTATATTTGCTAGTATTCTAACCACCAGCCAGGATAGATCACGTCAGCCAGTCTCAGCGCTAACAGAGCAAATGATATGAATGGGCAGTAATGTATTAAGGCTTATCTGAGATTTTGAGTCTTGACAAATGAAGCCTGTCAAATGCAAATACTGAACGAAAAATATTACGTGTGTAGATATTTGTGTTTGGCACCTTACACGCTGAGACTGTGAGATGTTGGATCGTGAGATGAGATGTCAGCAACTTCAATCTTATCAGCGCTTACTACCAAGTGTGTTGGCGATACGTGTTGGCATTGTGCCGCTCTTGGCTGATCGGCCATCATAACGTATCGCAGTGCTGTCAAGA
This region includes:
- a CDS encoding Mu homology domain-containing protein: MLSGVLVFNQKGENLIFRAFRNDCRPRLADVFRIQVISNAQVRSPILTLGSTTFSHVKHENIYLVAITKSNANAALVFEFLYRLIQLGKGYFGKFDEEAVKNNFVLVYELLDEIIDFGYPQNTETDTLKMYITTEGVKSEARSENTSKITMQATGALSWRKADVKYRKNEAFVDVIEDVNLLMSATGAVLRADVTGQIIMRAYLSGTPECKFGLNDRLLLDNDGLLSLPSGNKMGTKATKAAAGSVTLEDCQFHQCVKLGKFDADRIISFVPPDGEFELMRYRATENVNLPFKVHAIVNEVGRSKVEYSIGVKANFGSKLFATNVVVKIPTPLNTAKITERCTQGKAKYEPSENNIVWKIGRFTGQSEYVLSAEAILTSMTNQRAWSRPPLSMNFSLLMFTSSGLLVRYLKVFEKSNYSSVKWVRYMTRAGSYEIR